Proteins found in one Neomonachus schauinslandi chromosome 1, ASM220157v2, whole genome shotgun sequence genomic segment:
- the TIMM29 gene encoding mitochondrial import inner membrane translocase subunit Tim29 yields MATAALKRFWSRNREESGVPAAARPGVWTRLGSWARVLLRDYAEACGDAAAAARARPWRAAVYTGLLGGAAACCALAPSEAAFEEALLDASGTLLLLAPATRSRASEDYVQRLLWLRGRGRLRHANLGLCALVYEAPVDAEASLYQARCRYLQPRWVDFPGRILDVGFVGRWWVLAARMRDCDINDDEFQHLPAHLRVVGPHQLLSETNERLFDEKYKPVVLTDDQVDQALWEEQVLQKEKKDKLALSEADSLVRSEVPR; encoded by the exons ATGGCGACGGCCGCTCTGAAGAGATTTTGGTCCCGAAACCGTGAAGAGTCTGGTGTCCCAGCGGCCGCGAGGCCGGGCGTGTGGACGCGGTTGG GTTCCTGGGCCCGCGTGCTGCTCCGAGACTACGCCGAGGCCTGCGGGgacgcggcggcggcggcgcgggctcGGCCCTGGCGGGCGGCCGTGTACACGGGACTGCTGGGCGGCGCGGCGGCCTGCTGCGCGCTGGCGCCGAGCGAGGCGGCCTTCGAGGAGGCGCTGCTCGACGCGTCGGGAACCCTCCTGCTGCTGGCCCCGGCCACGCGGAGCCGCGCCTCCGAGGACTACGTGCAGCGGCTGCTGTGGCTGCGGGGGCGCGGCCGTCTCCGCCACGCGAACCTGGGCCTCTGCGCGCTCGTGTACGAGGCGCCCGTCGACGCCGAGGCCAGCCTCTACCAGGCCCGCTGCCGCTACCTGCAGCCCCGCTGGGTCGACTTCCCCGGCCGGATCCTGGACGTGGGCTTCGTGGGCCGCTGGTGGGTGCTGGCGGCCCGGATGCGCGACTGCGACATCAACGACGACGAGTTCCAACACCTGCCGGCCCATCTGCGCGTCGTCGGGCCGCATCAGCTGCTTTCCGAGACCAACGAGCGGCTCTTTGATGAGAAGTACAAGCCTGTCGTGCTCACGGACGATCAGGTGGACCAGGCGCTGTGGGAGGAGCAGGTCttgcagaaggagaagaaggacaAACTCGCCCTGAGCGAGGCCGACTCCCTGGTGCGGTCGGAAGTCCCCAGATGA
- the YIPF2 gene encoding protein YIPF2 isoform X2, with protein MSTNPDPEFEEASNLVAETPDAATASGSDQLTPQGHVAVVVDSGGSYGAEEEAEESDRTALLQEEKQQPGFWTFGYYQSFFDVDTSQVLDRIRGSLLPRPGHNFVRHHLRNRPDLYGPFWICATLAFVLAVTGNLTLVLAQRRDPSIHYSPQFHKVTVAGVTIYCYVWLVPLALWGFLRWRKGVRERMGPYTFLETVCVYGYSLFVFIPTVVLWLIPVPWLQWLFGALALALSAATLVFTLWPVVREDTRLVAAVLLSTVVLLHALLAVGCKFYFFRPLPLEHLAPPLQASSLPPKLLLPPTPRAKAT; from the exons ATGAGCACTAACCCCGACCCAG AGTTCGAGGAAGCTTCTAATCTGGTGGCCGAGACCCCAGATGCGGCCACGGCCAGTGGAAGCGATCAGCTGACCCCGCAGGGGCACGTGGCAGTGGTGGTGGACTCGGGTGGCAGCTATGGGGCTGAGGAGGAGGCCGAGGAGAGTGACAGGACAGCG CTtctgcaggaggagaagcagcagcCGGGATTCTGGACCTTTGGCTACTATCAGAGTTTCTTTGATGTGGACACATCCCAG GTCCTGGACCGAATCCGAGGCTCACTGCTGCCCCGGCCTGGCCACAACTTTGTGCGGCACCATCTGCGGAATCGGCCGGACCTGTATG GCCCCTTCTGGATCTGTGCCACGCTGGCTTTCGTCTTGGCCGTCACTGGCAACCTGACCCTGGTGCTGGCCCAGAGGAGAGACCCCTCCATCCACTACAGCCCCCAGTTCCACAAGG TGACCGTGGCCGGCGTCACCATCTACTGCTACGTTTGGCTGGTGCCGCTGGCGCTGTGGGGCTTCCTGCGGTGGCGGAAGGGGGTCCGGGAGCGCATGGGGCCTTACACCTTCCTGGAGACTGTGTGCGTCTATGGCTACTCCCTCTTCGTCTTCATCCCCACCGTG GTCCTGTGGCTCATCCCCGTCCCGTGGCTGCAGTGGCTCTTtggggccctggccctggccctgtcGGCTGCTACCCTGGTGTTCACCCTCTGGCCGGTCGTCCGAGAGGACACCAGGTTGGTGGCCGCGGTGCTGCTCTCGACTGTCGTGCTGCTCCATGCCCTCCTGGCAGTGGGCTGCAAG ttttacttcttccGGCCGCTGCCTCTGGAGCACCTGGCACCTCCGCTCCAGGCCTCGTCTCTGCCCCCAAAGCTGCTGCTGCCGCCCACCCCAAGGGCCAAGGCAACCTAG
- the YIPF2 gene encoding protein YIPF2 isoform X3, protein MAAADELAFHEFEEASNLVAETPDAATASGSDQLTPQGHVAVVVDSGGSYGAEEEAEESDRTALLQEEKQQPGFWTFGYYQSFFDVDTSQVLDRIRGSLLPRPGHNFVRHHLRNRPDLYGPFWICATLAFVLAVTGNLTLVLAQRRDPSIHYSPQFHKGPVAHPRPVAAVALWGPGPGPVGCYPGVHPLAGRPRGHQVGGRGAALDCRAAPCPPGSGLQVLLLPAAASGAPGTSAPGLVSAPKAAAAAHPKGQGNLGRPEPAGPP, encoded by the exons ATGGCGGCGGCCGACGAGCTGGCCTTCCACG AGTTCGAGGAAGCTTCTAATCTGGTGGCCGAGACCCCAGATGCGGCCACGGCCAGTGGAAGCGATCAGCTGACCCCGCAGGGGCACGTGGCAGTGGTGGTGGACTCGGGTGGCAGCTATGGGGCTGAGGAGGAGGCCGAGGAGAGTGACAGGACAGCG CTtctgcaggaggagaagcagcagcCGGGATTCTGGACCTTTGGCTACTATCAGAGTTTCTTTGATGTGGACACATCCCAG GTCCTGGACCGAATCCGAGGCTCACTGCTGCCCCGGCCTGGCCACAACTTTGTGCGGCACCATCTGCGGAATCGGCCGGACCTGTATG GCCCCTTCTGGATCTGTGCCACGCTGGCTTTCGTCTTGGCCGTCACTGGCAACCTGACCCTGGTGCTGGCCCAGAGGAGAGACCCCTCCATCCACTACAGCCCCCAGTTCCACAAGG GTCCTGTGGCTCATCCCCGTCCCGTGGCTGCAGTGGCTCTTtggggccctggccctggccctgtcGGCTGCTACCCTGGTGTTCACCCTCTGGCCGGTCGTCCGAGAGGACACCAGGTTGGTGGCCGCGGTGCTGCTCTCGACTGTCGTGCTGCTCCATGCCCTCCTGGCAGTGGGCTGCAAG ttttacttcttccGGCCGCTGCCTCTGGAGCACCTGGCACCTCCGCTCCAGGCCTCGTCTCTGCCCCCAAAGCTGCTGCTGCCGCCCACCCCAAGGGCCAAGGCAACCTAGGAAGGCCCGAGCCCGCAG GCCCACCATGA
- the YIPF2 gene encoding protein YIPF2 isoform X1 — protein sequence MAAADELAFHEFEEASNLVAETPDAATASGSDQLTPQGHVAVVVDSGGSYGAEEEAEESDRTALLQEEKQQPGFWTFGYYQSFFDVDTSQVLDRIRGSLLPRPGHNFVRHHLRNRPDLYGPFWICATLAFVLAVTGNLTLVLAQRRDPSIHYSPQFHKVTVAGVTIYCYVWLVPLALWGFLRWRKGVRERMGPYTFLETVCVYGYSLFVFIPTVVLWLIPVPWLQWLFGALALALSAATLVFTLWPVVREDTRLVAAVLLSTVVLLHALLAVGCKFYFFRPLPLEHLAPPLQASSLPPKLLLPPTPRAKAT from the exons ATGGCGGCGGCCGACGAGCTGGCCTTCCACG AGTTCGAGGAAGCTTCTAATCTGGTGGCCGAGACCCCAGATGCGGCCACGGCCAGTGGAAGCGATCAGCTGACCCCGCAGGGGCACGTGGCAGTGGTGGTGGACTCGGGTGGCAGCTATGGGGCTGAGGAGGAGGCCGAGGAGAGTGACAGGACAGCG CTtctgcaggaggagaagcagcagcCGGGATTCTGGACCTTTGGCTACTATCAGAGTTTCTTTGATGTGGACACATCCCAG GTCCTGGACCGAATCCGAGGCTCACTGCTGCCCCGGCCTGGCCACAACTTTGTGCGGCACCATCTGCGGAATCGGCCGGACCTGTATG GCCCCTTCTGGATCTGTGCCACGCTGGCTTTCGTCTTGGCCGTCACTGGCAACCTGACCCTGGTGCTGGCCCAGAGGAGAGACCCCTCCATCCACTACAGCCCCCAGTTCCACAAGG TGACCGTGGCCGGCGTCACCATCTACTGCTACGTTTGGCTGGTGCCGCTGGCGCTGTGGGGCTTCCTGCGGTGGCGGAAGGGGGTCCGGGAGCGCATGGGGCCTTACACCTTCCTGGAGACTGTGTGCGTCTATGGCTACTCCCTCTTCGTCTTCATCCCCACCGTG GTCCTGTGGCTCATCCCCGTCCCGTGGCTGCAGTGGCTCTTtggggccctggccctggccctgtcGGCTGCTACCCTGGTGTTCACCCTCTGGCCGGTCGTCCGAGAGGACACCAGGTTGGTGGCCGCGGTGCTGCTCTCGACTGTCGTGCTGCTCCATGCCCTCCTGGCAGTGGGCTGCAAG ttttacttcttccGGCCGCTGCCTCTGGAGCACCTGGCACCTCCGCTCCAGGCCTCGTCTCTGCCCCCAAAGCTGCTGCTGCCGCCCACCCCAAGGGCCAAGGCAACCTAG